Proteins from a genomic interval of Pithys albifrons albifrons isolate INPA30051 chromosome 15, PitAlb_v1, whole genome shotgun sequence:
- the MYOT gene encoding myotilin, with protein MSVPTLPSVSSMCQPTIFNYERPKHFIQSKSVCQGQQQPPGPAACTEPSREIKQSSILIQPRNPSGQKFSSSSSLSSSITLSSPSCSAPKEPTYPITPASAQSPASSSSGQRLIPAPNQSPAAFLCSVLPSQPDYNSQTPSPMEPHFSQPMYNKQASINSMQKTSDQEIRGTKEALIQDLEKKLRCKDNLLQNSNQRLTYEERMARRLLGPVNAASVLDTQGEDNMQNAQHQNAENVRLQVPTTHVRSRPSSRGDERGHDSIQEKFFQPRFTQVPEDVVIEEGRFCRLDFKVSGLPTPDVMWYQNGRMVHQDQFHKMIVSEKGFHSFIFEAVKSSDAGTYECVAVNRAGEASFTVKVEVIAKEHHTPPTFIFKPQSKKVFEGDTARLECQISAIPTPRIYWKRNNEMVQYNTDRISLLHDNTGRICLLIHNASKKDAGWYTVSAVNGAGVATCHARLEVATHTNKPLPAPKQLRVRPTFSKYLALNGRGLDVKQAFSPEGEFQRLAEQSGLYESDEL; from the exons ATGAGTGTCCCTACCCTCCCATCCGTTTCCTCTATGTGCCAACCAACCATATTTAACTACGAGCGTCCAAAACACTTTATCCAGTCTAAGAGTGTGTGCCAAGGGCAACAGCAGCCTCCAGGACCCGCagcctgcacagagccaagCAGAGAGATCAAACAGTCCTCCATCCTCATCCAGCCTCGTAACCCAAGCGGGCAGAAATTCTCCTCCTCGTCATCGCTGAGCTCTTCAATCACGCTCTCCTCGCCCTCCTGTAGTGCCCCCAAGGAGCCCACATATCCCATCACACCTGCATCTGCACAGTCTCCTGCTAGCTCATCCTCCGGGCAGCGCCTCATCCCCGCGCCTAACCAATCCCCCGCGGCCTTCCTGTGCTCAGTGCTACCCTCGCAGCCCGACTATAACAGCCAAACTCCTTCTCCCATGGAGCCTCA TTTCTCACAGCCAATGTATAACAAACAAGCCAGCATCAACTCTATGCAGAAGACATCAGACCAAGAAATCCGAGGAACAAAAGAGGCCCTCATCCAGGACTTGGAAAAGAAACTCCGATGCAAAGACAACCTTCTCCAGAACAGCAACCAG CGACTGACTTATGAGGAGAGAATGGCTCGCAGGCTGCTGGGACCAGTGAATGCTGCCTCTGTGCTGGACACACAGGGAGAAGACAACATGCAGAATGCACAG CACCAGAATGCAGAAAACGTCAGGCTGCAGGTTCCTACAACACATGTAAG GAGCAGACCATCCTCAAGAGGAGATGAACGTGGACATGACTCAATCCAGGAGAAGTTCTTCCAGCCACGTTTCACACAAGTGCCTGAAGATGTGGTTATTGAGGAGGGGCGGTTCTGCAGGCTCGACTTCAAA GTTAGTGGGCTGCCAACTCCAGATGTGATGTGGTACCAGAATGGAAGGATGGTACATCAAGACCAGTTCCATAAAATGATAGTGTCAGAAAAGGGATTCCACTCGTTTATTTTTGAGGCAGTCAAATCGTCCGACGCAGGGACATACGAGTGTGTGGCTGTAAACAGAGCAGGAGAAGCTTCTTTCACAGTCAAAGTGGAAGTCATTG CAAAAGAACATCACACGCCTCCAACTTTCATCTTCAAACCTCAAAGCAAAAAGGTTTTTGAGGGAGATACAGCCAGACTGGAATGCCAGATCTCTGCCATCCCAACCCCTCGGAtttactggaaaagaaacaacGAAATGGTACAATATAATACAGACCGAATAAG TTTGCTCCATGACAACACTGGCAGGATCTGCCTCCTGATCCACAATGCCAGCAAGAAGGATGCTGGCTGGTACACCGTGTCTGCTGTCAACGGGGCAGGAGTGGCCACGTGCCATGCCAGGCTAGAGGTTGCAA cACATACAAATAAGCCACTTCCAGCCCCAAAGCAGTTACGGGTTCGACCAACTTTTAGCAAGTACTTGGCACTCAATGGAAGAGGCCTGGATGTGAAACAAGCTTTCTCACCAGAGGGGGAGTTTCAGCGTTTGGCTGAGCAGTCTGGACTCTATGAAAGTGATGAACTTTAA